Proteins encoded together in one Terriglobus saanensis SP1PR4 window:
- a CDS encoding helix-turn-helix domain-containing protein, giving the protein MMSQFSKYFAISARDKTWGLYVTGVGHAELASDSEYPPSIHPDAYLFQWERGRVLDECVLLHIKKGGGVFSSNETGEIKLRMGDVLVIAPRQWHRYRPDPATGWEEFWVTFEGPLADSWRSEGFFDKNKPVIATNLHFDLEETFERMIHVAKRELHAPYLMAGLCHSIVGAALSLSSRLAMDPSERQLLAAAEYLRNHSTVVDLEWLARQSRMSPSTFRRRFHDYFDCSPSTYLAVQRIGAAKRYLAETDLPLKRIADLLGYSTEFYFMRVFKQHTGLTPSTWRRRA; this is encoded by the coding sequence ATGATGTCACAGTTCAGCAAGTATTTCGCGATCAGCGCCCGTGATAAGACATGGGGTCTCTACGTAACTGGAGTAGGACACGCAGAGCTTGCCTCGGATTCCGAATACCCACCTTCCATTCATCCCGATGCGTATCTCTTTCAGTGGGAGCGTGGCCGCGTTCTGGATGAATGCGTACTCTTGCATATCAAAAAGGGTGGTGGTGTATTCAGCAGCAACGAAACAGGAGAGATAAAACTGCGCATGGGCGATGTGCTCGTGATCGCCCCCCGCCAGTGGCATCGCTATCGGCCTGACCCAGCTACGGGGTGGGAAGAGTTCTGGGTAACTTTCGAGGGCCCGCTTGCAGACTCCTGGCGTTCAGAGGGTTTCTTCGACAAGAACAAGCCTGTGATTGCAACGAATTTACATTTCGATCTTGAAGAGACTTTCGAGCGAATGATCCATGTCGCGAAGCGCGAGCTGCATGCTCCTTATTTGATGGCAGGTCTTTGCCACAGTATCGTGGGCGCTGCTCTTTCGTTATCAAGCAGACTGGCCATGGACCCAAGCGAACGTCAACTTCTAGCCGCAGCAGAGTACCTGCGAAATCATTCGACGGTAGTCGATCTCGAGTGGCTTGCACGACAGAGCCGGATGAGCCCGAGCACGTTCCGCCGCCGCTTTCATGATTATTTCGATTGCAGCCCAAGCACCTACCTCGCGGTTCAGAGGATCGGAGCAGCAAAGCGCTATCTGGCTGAAACGGACTTGCCGCTGAAGAGAATTGCCGATCTGCTGGGATACTCTACCGAGTTTTATTTCATGCGTGTATTCAAGCAACACACTGGACTAACACCTTCTACATGGAGGCGTAGAGCTTGA